The sequence below is a genomic window from Streptomyces sudanensis.
CCACGTGGCAGGATCTATAACCTAACGCATTGCTGTCGCCTACACCGTTAGTGCGGCGGCAGTCCGACAGGCGCCCTCGGGGAAGGTGCCGCCGATGTCGGGAGTGACCGATCAGGGGGCATCCGGCATGGGTCAGCGAACCGGCGCCGAACGTACCCAGGATCACAGAGCTCTGGTGTTTCTTGGGGGAGAACGTGACGTTAGACATCGCTCTTTATCAGCTCAGAACCTTCCGTGAAGTGGCCCGTCTGGGAAGCTTCACGAAGGCCGCCCGGAGCCTTGGCTACGCGCAATCAAGCGTCACGTCGCATATCAGGTCCCTGGAGTCGCGGGTCGGTATGCAACTGGTTCACAGGTTGCCGCACGGAGTTCGCCTGACTCCTTCCGGGGAAATTTTCCAGGAATACGCGCAGCGTATATTCCACATTGTCGACGAGATGGCCACCGCCCTCAATCCGTCGGGTGAGACGGTGGGCCGCGTCGCGATCGGGGCGTCCGCCCTCCTCCTGGAGACGCGGATCGGCCCGCTGATCCGGGACTGCCGCTACCGGTACCCGAAGGTGCAGGTGTCCCCGCGGCAGCTGGCGATCGGCCGCGCCCACGAGGCGGTGCGCACGGGCGAGGTGGACCTGGCGCTGGTGCACGGCGACCTCGCCGGGGGCGGCCCGCCGGCGGCCGGGGTCGTGGTCGAGGAGCTGCCGCCGCTGAAGGTGGTGCCGGTCGGCACGCCGGCCCTCGCCCAGGCGCGCGACCTGGCCGCCGAGCTCCCCCAGGTCCGGGTGCTCGCGGTCGACGCCGACTGCGCGTCGCACCGGATGCTGGTCACCACCCTGCGTCAGATGTACGGCATCGACCCGCCGGTCATCGAGGCGGGCTCCATGGGGGGCGCCCGGGAACTGGCCCGCGCGGGCTACGGCATCGCGATGCTCCCCGCCGAGTCGATCGGGTCGGCCGAGGGGGACGGCGGTCTGGAGGTGCTGCGGTGGCTCCCCGGCGTGCGGCTCGGCGTGCGGGCGCTGTGGGCCGGGCGCGACCTGGCGATGTCGGCGGCCTCCGCGGTGTACGACGTGGCGAGCCGCATCGGCCGCGAGAAAGTGAACCAATTGGTCTGACCGTGTCGGGGCGATGACCCGGCGGAGAAGGCAGGCGGAACAAGAGGCGGCCCGGCCGCTTTCCCTCCGCCTGCCTTCTCTTTTTTCGGTGGCGGACGCGCCGTACCCCCCATCGGAAAACCCGATACCCACGATCGGCGAATGCGCACAACCGCGCCCCTCCGGCCCGCATACCCTCGTCACGTCGAAACAAGAATTCATCGGCGGGTTGGTCGGCTCTCGACACGTCCGCAGACGAGAGGCAAATCAGTGTCCGACATCACTTACATCCCCAACGCTTTCCGTAGCGGATTCGAACTCGACGACCTGGACTGGGTGACGTGGTCCGAGCCCGGCCGGGTGAACGTGGAGCACCACGTCCTGTGGGCGCCGGACGAGTCGAAGGACGAGGACTCGGTGGGCCTGCTCCTGCGCTTCCCGCCCGGCGCGCACGGCGACTTCCACGAGCACCTGGGCTACGAGCTGATGCTGGTGCTGGACGGGGTCCTGGACCACAGCGACGGGATCTCCTACGTCAAGGGCGACCTGGTCGTCGAGGGCCCGGGCACCGAGCACCAGATGTCGAGCCGCACCGGCTGCACGGTCCTCGCCATCCGCACCCGGCCGGCCTCCGCCCGCACCCCGCAGAAGCAGATCCGCCCCGTCGGCATCACCGCCGCTCCCTGACCGGTCGGGCGGGGTGGTCTTCACGCCCTGACGGACCACCTCGGCCCGATCTCCTCCCCTGGCGGACGCGCCCCGGCCGGCGCTCCCGTCCTTCCGCCATGTCCGCTCCGCGCCCCGCGCCGACCGAAAGAGCTCTGCCTTGTCCACGTACCAAGTCCAGACCCTCCACAGCAGTCGGCAGGACGCTCCGGAGAGGACCGCCGAGGACGCCGTGGAGCGCCGCGGCCGCCGTGTGCTCGTCTCGAGCGTCTCCTCCGACTCCCACACCTGGAACCTGGTCTTCCTGCAGCTGCTGCTGGAGGAGATGGGGCACGAGGTGACGAACATCGGCTCGTGCGTGCCCGACGAGCTGCTCATCGAGGAGTGCCGGCGGGTCCGCCCCGACCTGGTCGTCATCAGCAGCGTGAACGGCCACGGCGCGCTCGACGGCGCCCGGGCCGTCCGCCGCCTCCGCGACCAGCCGGACCTGCGCGACGTGCGCGTGGTCATCGGCGGCAAGCTCGGCGTGCGGGGGGCCGAAGCGGGCACCTACGGGCCGGAGCTGGTGGCCGCCGGGTTCGACGCGGTCTTCGAGGACGCCGCGGGCGTCGCGGAGTTCCGCCGGTACCTGGCGCAGGCCCCCGAGCACGCCGTCACCGCGCAGGCCCCCGGGCGCGCCATCGCCGCGTCGGGTGCCCGGTGAGCGCGGTGGCCCCCCTCGGCTCGTTCGCGTCCGCGGTGGCCGCGGCGCGCGAGGCCGGCGAGCTGGTCGTCCAGCCGCGCATGGGGTTCGCCGACCTGCCGCGCATGCGTGACGGGCTCCGCGCCGTGAAGCAGGCCCGGGCCCGTACGGTCGGCACCCTCACCATCGACAGCTACACCCGTGTCGGCGACGACGAGTCCGCCCGGCTGGCGCTGGCGGAGGGCACCGACCTCAACGGCTACCCCATCGTCGCGCACGGCGCCGACACCACCCGCGACCTGGTCTCCGGTTTCGTGGGCGACGGCTTCGCGGTGCAGGTCAGGCACGGCTCGGCCAACCCGCTCGGCATCATCCGCGCGCTCCTCGACGCCGGCCTCGACGCCACCGAGGGCGGCCCCGTCTCGTACTGCCTCCCCTACAGCAGGACCCCCCTGCGGGAGTCGGTCGACGCCTGGGCGCGCAGCTGCGAGCTGCTGGCCTCCCACCCGGGGGCGCACCTGGAGAGCTTCGGCGGCTGCATGCTCGGCCAGCTCTGCCCGCCGAGCCTGCTCGTCGCGCTCTCCGTGCTGGAGGGCGTCTTCTTCCGGCAGCACGGCCTGCGCAGCGTCTCGCTCAGCTACGCCCAGCAGACCCACCACGACCAGGACGTCGAGGCCCTGCTGGCGCTGCGCACCCTGGCCGGGGAGCACCTGGCCGGGATGGACTGGCACGTGGTGCTCTACACCTACATGGGCGTCTTCCCCCGGACCACCGGCGGCGCGCTCGGGCTGCTGCGGGACAGCGCGCGGCTGGCCGCGCTCACCGGCACCGAGCGCATGATCGTGAAGACCCCGGCCGAGGCGCACCGGATCCCCACCATCGAGGACAACGTCCACGCCCTGGAGGAGGCCGCACTCGCCGCGGCCGCGCACCGGGGGCGAACGGCCGTCGCGGGCGAGGAGTACGGCGTCCTGGCCGAGGCGCGGGCGCTGGTGGAAGCGGTCCTGGAGATCCACCCCGACACGGGCCGCGCGCTGACCGAGGCGTTCCGCCGCGGTGTCCTCGACGTCCCGTACTGCCTGCACTCCGACAACGCCCAGCGCTCGCGCAGCTACATCGACGGGCGCGGCAGCCTCCAGTGGCACGCCACCGGCGCCATGCCGATCCGCGCCCTGCCCGCGCCGGGACGCGACCGGCTCAGGGCCGACGACCTGCTGGGGATGCTGTCGCACACCCAGGAGGCGTTCGACCGGGCCGCGCTGGCGGAGAGCGGCGGGCGCGACGGCGCCGCGCTGCCCGTGTGACACCGCCGGCCCGCTCCCCGCGGCCCCCCCTCCCCCGTGCCCACGCCTTCTCACGGCGTTCCTCCACACTTCAAGGAAGCTCCTGTGACCGGACACATATCCGATACGCGTCCACTCGTCATCGCCATCGTCGGCAGCGGCCCGCGCGGCATCTCCGTCCTGGAGCGCCTGGCCGTCCGCACGGCGGCCGAGGCCGAGGGCGCGGCCGGCGGGACCCCGCCGCGCCCGGTGCGGATCCACCTCATCGACGCGACGGAGGTCGGCGCGGGCCGGGTGTGGCGCACCGACCAGGACGACTGGTTCACCATGAACACGGTCGTCAGCCAGGTGACCATGTACTCCGGCGACCCGGACGGCGGCCCCGCCCGGCCCGGCGCCGGCCCCTCGCTGGGCGAGTGGATCGCCGAGCGCGCCCTGCTGGGCGAGGAGCTGCTCGGGCCCGACGACTACGCGCCGCGCGTCCGGTACGGCCACTACCTCGCCGACGTCTACCGGACGATCGCCGCCAACCTGCCGGACCACGTCGAGCTCGTCCCGGTCACCGGGCGCGTGACCGCGCTGCGCACCAACGCGGACAGCGGCTACGTGCTCAGCCTCGACACGGCCCCGCACCTGCTGGAGGCCGACCGGGTCGTCCTGGCCACCGGCCACCCGTTCAACGCCCCGGACGACTTCGAGCGCGAGATGCTCGACTTCGCGGCCCGCACGCCGGGCGTCCGCTACCTGTGCGGCGACTCGGCGGCCGACATGCCGCTGGGCGAGGACGCGATCCCGGCCGGCAGCGCGGTGGGCATCCGCGGCATCGGCCTGTCCTTCTACGACGTGATGCTCTCGCTGACCGTGGGCCGCGGCGGCGAGTTCCGCACCCGCGAGGACGGTTCGCTGGAGTACCGCGCCAGCGGCCGCGAGCCGAGGATCGTCGCGGGTTCGCGCAGCGGGCTGCCGATCCCGGCCCGGGGCCGCAACCAGAAGGAGCCCTCCTTCAGCCACAAGGCCCTGTTCCTCACCCGCGACGCGCTGCTGGCCGCCCGCGCCGCGCGCCGCGCCGCCGGCGGCACGGGCCAGCTCGACTTCGCCGAGGACGTGCTGCCCCTGCTGATCCAGGAGGTCGAGCACGTCTACTACCGCACCCACGTCCTGATCGGCCGGGGGCAGGAGGCCGCGGACGCCTTCGCCGAGGCGCACGCCGCCGCGCTGCGCGCCGGGCGGGACCGCGGTGACCTGCTCGCGGAGGCGGGGCTGGACACCGTGCCGCCCATCGACCTCGACGCCCTCGCCCGGCCGTTCGGCGAGGAGCGCTTCGACTCCCCGCAGCACTTCCGCGAGCGGCTGCTGAAGGTGATGGACGAGGACCTGGCGGCGGCGGCGCTCGGCACCCTGGACGGCCCCCTGAAGTCCGCCCTGGACGTGCTGCGGGACATCCGCAACATGGTCCGCGAGGCGGTGGACTTCGGCGGCCTGCTGCCCGAGTCGCACACCGGGTTCTTCCAGAGCCGCTTCCTGCCGGTCAACGCCCTGCTGTCGGCCGGGCCCCCGATGTACCGGGTCGAGCAGCTCAGGGCGCTCATCCGGCAGGGCGTGGTGGAGGTGGCGGGCCCGCGGACCCGCTTCGGCACCGACGAGGAGGCGGGCGCCTTCGAGGTGGGCTCGCCGCAGGTCGCCGGGTCCGGGTGGCTGGTGCAGACCCTGATCGACGCCCGCATCCCCACGCCGGACCTGCGCCGCGACACCTCCCCGCTGACCCGTCAGCTCCTGGAGGAGCGCATGGTCCGCGAGTACGTCATCGAGGGGCCGGACGGCGGTTCGCACGTCACCGGCGGCCTGGAGGTGACGGACAGCCCGTTCCACGTCGTCGACGCGGACGGCGTGCCGCAGCCGGACCTGTACGCCCTGGGCATCCCCACCGAGCACACCCGCTGGTTCACCCAGGTCGGCAGCAGCCGCCCGGGGGTGGGCACGCTCTTCTACCGGGACGCCGACGCGATCGCGGGGGACGCCCTGCGCCCGGTCGACGTCGCGGCCGGCGGCGGGGCGGCCGGGCCGCTGCTCATCCCCCAGCAGGCCGGTGCCGGCGTGGTCGCCGCCGGTCACGGGGGTGGGGCGTGAGCCGGCCGTCCGCGTCCGAGGAGTTCCTGGCGGCCCGGGACGTCCTGCTGCTGCACCGGACCGACCTGGCCAAGGCGGTCGAGGAGTTCCGCTGGCCGCGCCTCACGGAGTTCAACTGGGCCCTGGACTGGTTCGACGCGGTGGCCGCGCGGAACGACCGCGTCGCGCTGCGCGTCGTCGGCGACGGGGGCCCGGAGGGCGACCGGCTGCTGACCTTCGGCGCGCTGTCCCGCAGGTCCGCGCAGGTCGCCAACCGGCTGCGCTCCCTGGGCGTGCGCCGCGGGGACCCGCTGCTGCTGATGCTCGGCAACCGGGTGGAGGTGTGGGAGACGATGCTCGCCGCCATCAAGCTCGGCGCGATCGTGATCCCCACCTACACGACGGCGACCCCCGCGGAGCTGGCCGACCGGCTGCACCGCGGAGGCGTGCGGTACGTGGTCGCCGAGGCGGAGCTGACCGGCCGCTTCGTCGAGGCGCAGGGCGGGCGGCCCCGTAAGTGGTCGGGCGTCGCCGTGGGCGGCGCGGCCGAGGGCTGGGTGCCGTACGAGCCGGCCGCGGACGCCGACGGCGACTTCGTCCCCGACGGCCCCACCCGGGCGGACGACCCGCTGTTCCGCTACTTCACGTCGGGCACGACGTCGAAGCCGAAGATGGTGGAGCACACCCACGTCAGCTACCCGGTGGGCCACCTGTCGGGCATGTACTGGAACGGCGTGCGGCCGGGCGACGTCCACCTGAACATCTCGGCCCCCGGCTGGGCGAAGCACTCCTGGAGCTCGTTCTTCGTCCCGTGGAACGCGGAGGCGACGGTGGTCGCCCTCGACGCCTCGCGCAGCACCCCCGCGGAGATCCTGGAGGTCCTCCGCAGCCGGGAGGTGTCGACGTTCTGCGCGCCCCCGACGATCTGGCGGGGCATGGTGGCGCACGGCCTGGGGCCCCGGCCCCCGGCGCTCAGGGAGGCGGGCGCGGCCGGCGAGCCGCTGGAGCCGTCGCTGATCGAGCGGGTGGCCCGGGAGTGGGGCGTCGACCTGCGCGACGGGTACGGGCAGACCGAGACCACCGCGCAGATCGGCAACCCGCCCGGCCGGACCCCCGTCCCCGGCAGCATGGGCTTCCCGCTGCCCGGTCACCGGGTGGTGCTGCTCGACACGGAGACCGGCCGGGAGGTCCCCGACGGCGAGCCCGGCGAGATCTGCCTGGACCTGGCCGACCCGCCGCTCGGCCTGATGCGGGGCTACGTCGGCGACGAGGCGCGCACGGCGAAGGCGCTGGCGGGCGGCTACTACCACACCGGTGACCTGGCGGTCCGCTCCCCCGACGGCTCCCTGGCGTACCTGTCCCGCGCCGACGACATGTTCAAGGCGTTCGACCACCGCATCTCGCCGCGGGAGCTGGAGGACGTGCTCCTGCGCGACGCGGCGGTGTCCGACGCCGCGGTCGTCCCGGTGCCCGACCCGGTCGGCCTGTGGGCGCCCAAGGCGTACGTGGTCTGCGCGCCGGACCACCCGGAGGGGCCGGAAACGGCGCGGCGGGTCCTGGACCGGGTGCGCGCCGAGCTGCCGCCCGAGAAGTGGGTCAGGGTGCTGGAGTTCGTCCCGTCCCTGCCGCGCACCACGTCCGGCAAGGTCCGCCGCGCCGAGCTGAG
It includes:
- a CDS encoding substrate-binding domain-containing protein gives rise to the protein MATALNPSGETVGRVAIGASALLLETRIGPLIRDCRYRYPKVQVSPRQLAIGRAHEAVRTGEVDLALVHGDLAGGGPPAAGVVVEELPPLKVVPVGTPALAQARDLAAELPQVRVLAVDADCASHRMLVTTLRQMYGIDPPVIEAGSMGGARELARAGYGIAMLPAESIGSAEGDGGLEVLRWLPGVRLGVRALWAGRDLAMSAASAVYDVASRIGREKVNQLV
- a CDS encoding AMP-binding protein; translated protein: MSRPSASEEFLAARDVLLLHRTDLAKAVEEFRWPRLTEFNWALDWFDAVAARNDRVALRVVGDGGPEGDRLLTFGALSRRSAQVANRLRSLGVRRGDPLLLMLGNRVEVWETMLAAIKLGAIVIPTYTTATPAELADRLHRGGVRYVVAEAELTGRFVEAQGGRPRKWSGVAVGGAAEGWVPYEPAADADGDFVPDGPTRADDPLFRYFTSGTTSKPKMVEHTHVSYPVGHLSGMYWNGVRPGDVHLNISAPGWAKHSWSSFFVPWNAEATVVALDASRSTPAEILEVLRSREVSTFCAPPTIWRGMVAHGLGPRPPALREAGAAGEPLEPSLIERVAREWGVDLRDGYGQTETTAQIGNPPGRTPVPGSMGFPLPGHRVVLLDTETGREVPDGEPGEICLDLADPPLGLMRGYVGDEARTAKALAGGYYHTGDLAVRSPDGSLAYLSRADDMFKAFDHRISPRELEDVLLRDAAVSDAAVVPVPDPVGLWAPKAYVVCAPDHPEGPETARRVLDRVRAELPPEKWVRVLEFVPSLPRTTSGKVRRAELRDRGPQGPEYRVDAPAPD
- a CDS encoding cupin domain-containing protein, with amino-acid sequence MSDITYIPNAFRSGFELDDLDWVTWSEPGRVNVEHHVLWAPDESKDEDSVGLLLRFPPGAHGDFHEHLGYELMLVLDGVLDHSDGISYVKGDLVVEGPGTEHQMSSRTGCTVLAIRTRPASARTPQKQIRPVGITAAP
- a CDS encoding methylaspartate mutase, which encodes MSAVAPLGSFASAVAAAREAGELVVQPRMGFADLPRMRDGLRAVKQARARTVGTLTIDSYTRVGDDESARLALAEGTDLNGYPIVAHGADTTRDLVSGFVGDGFAVQVRHGSANPLGIIRALLDAGLDATEGGPVSYCLPYSRTPLRESVDAWARSCELLASHPGAHLESFGGCMLGQLCPPSLLVALSVLEGVFFRQHGLRSVSLSYAQQTHHDQDVEALLALRTLAGEHLAGMDWHVVLYTYMGVFPRTTGGALGLLRDSARLAALTGTERMIVKTPAEAHRIPTIEDNVHALEEAALAAAAHRGRTAVAGEEYGVLAEARALVEAVLEIHPDTGRALTEAFRRGVLDVPYCLHSDNAQRSRSYIDGRGSLQWHATGAMPIRALPAPGRDRLRADDLLGMLSHTQEAFDRAALAESGGRDGAALPV
- a CDS encoding FAD/NAD(P)-binding protein, giving the protein MTGHISDTRPLVIAIVGSGPRGISVLERLAVRTAAEAEGAAGGTPPRPVRIHLIDATEVGAGRVWRTDQDDWFTMNTVVSQVTMYSGDPDGGPARPGAGPSLGEWIAERALLGEELLGPDDYAPRVRYGHYLADVYRTIAANLPDHVELVPVTGRVTALRTNADSGYVLSLDTAPHLLEADRVVLATGHPFNAPDDFEREMLDFAARTPGVRYLCGDSAADMPLGEDAIPAGSAVGIRGIGLSFYDVMLSLTVGRGGEFRTREDGSLEYRASGREPRIVAGSRSGLPIPARGRNQKEPSFSHKALFLTRDALLAARAARRAAGGTGQLDFAEDVLPLLIQEVEHVYYRTHVLIGRGQEAADAFAEAHAAALRAGRDRGDLLAEAGLDTVPPIDLDALARPFGEERFDSPQHFRERLLKVMDEDLAAAALGTLDGPLKSALDVLRDIRNMVREAVDFGGLLPESHTGFFQSRFLPVNALLSAGPPMYRVEQLRALIRQGVVEVAGPRTRFGTDEEAGAFEVGSPQVAGSGWLVQTLIDARIPTPDLRRDTSPLTRQLLEERMVREYVIEGPDGGSHVTGGLEVTDSPFHVVDADGVPQPDLYALGIPTEHTRWFTQVGSSRPGVGTLFYRDADAIAGDALRPVDVAAGGGAAGPLLIPQQAGAGVVAAGHGGGA
- a CDS encoding cobalamin B12-binding domain-containing protein; protein product: MSTYQVQTLHSSRQDAPERTAEDAVERRGRRVLVSSVSSDSHTWNLVFLQLLLEEMGHEVTNIGSCVPDELLIEECRRVRPDLVVISSVNGHGALDGARAVRRLRDQPDLRDVRVVIGGKLGVRGAEAGTYGPELVAAGFDAVFEDAAGVAEFRRYLAQAPEHAVTAQAPGRAIAASGAR